In the genome of Vicia villosa cultivar HV-30 ecotype Madison, WI linkage group LG7, Vvil1.0, whole genome shotgun sequence, one region contains:
- the LOC131619227 gene encoding uncharacterized protein LOC131619227 has product MSVMVNGSPTKEFKVERGLRQGDPISSFLFVIVAEGLKGLVNKAVENGDFAGFAFNGRCFIDVLEFADDTLLVGDGSLNHLWAIKFVLRAFKMISDLGINFHKSKLIGINISSNFLEIATNFLGCRREGKEFTFLGISISNNPRRIATWEPLMKKVKKRLASWKGRFPIFGGILTLIKIVLGSLAIFFLLFYKAIYPKQFLMG; this is encoded by the coding sequence ATGTCGGTGATGGTGAACGGGAGTCCCACTAAAGAATTCAAGGTGGAGAGGGGATTGAGGCAAGGAGATCctatttcttcttttctttttgtcattGTAGCGGAAGGATTGAAGGGATTAGTGAATAAAGCGGTGGAAAACGGTGATTTTGCGGGATTTGCGTTCAATGGGCGGTGTTTCATAGATGTTCTtgaatttgcggatgatacactATTAGTTGGAGACGGTAGTTTGAATCACCTTTGGGCTATCAAATTTGTTTTGAGAGCGTTCAAAATGATATCCGATTTAGGCATAAATTTCCATAAAAGTAAACTAATTGGAATCAACATTAGTTCTAATTTCTTGGAGATTGCCACTAATTTTCTCGGATGTAGGAGGGAAGGAAAAGAGTTTACTTTTTTGGGCATATCGATCAGTAACAATCCTAGAAGAATAGCCACTTGGGAACCATTGATGAAGAAAGTAAAGAAGAGATTAGCTAGTTGGAAAGGGAGATTTCCTATCTTCGGTGGTATACTTACTCTCATTAAGATAGTTCTTGGTAGCTTAGCTATATTCTTTCTATTGTTTTACAAAGCAATTTATCCAAAGCAATTTCTTATGGGGTAG
- the LOC131617327 gene encoding probable terpene synthase 2 isoform X1, which translates to MSSVTSSTHLDAKSDLQRNLADFHPNVWGEYFLQYASESIEFDQNIGAQIETLKDEVRKMLLSKIENQLLKVNLIDSICRLGVSYHFEHEIDEVLQHIHKTCVENEEIILEDNLHSIAVLFRVLRQQGFRVSSNVFTKFKDEQGNFRENLVTDVEGMLSLYEASHMMIHGEDILEGAMTFTSTNLEFIATQLNPSLAAQVKYTLKQALHKNLPRLEARRYINIYEQNPLHSEILLTLAKLDFNMLQTLHQKEFGNICMWWIGMDVPRKFSFARDRIVECCFWILTVYYEPQFSQARKIMTKLIAMLSIIDDTFDAYGTIDELELFAKTIERFFRWDVKNLDDLPEYMKLIYKMVLKNLEEIEQDMTKEGRLFTLKYYIKEFQMTVDAFMTEARWFNNNYVPTIEEYLNISKISSAQSLLITCSYIGMGDIATENIFKWVSDKPKMVNAVATLCRLMDEIVSSEFEHKRGHVCSLLDCIMKQNEMSREAAIEECRERIVNTWKDINEECLKPTEVPMPFLTRAINLSRFMDVFYKDKDNYTHSEGSMKSYIKLVLVDPIPI; encoded by the exons ATGTCTTCTGTTACTTCCTCTACCCATCTTGATGCTAAGTCTGACTTGCAAAGAAATCTTGCTGATTTTCACCCTAACGTTTGGGGAGAATATTTCCTTCAATATGCTTCTGAATCTATT GAATTTGATCAGAATATTGGAGCACAGATTGAAACATTGAAAGATGAAGTGAGGAAGATGCTTCTCTCAAAAATCGAAAATCAATTGCTAAAAGTTAATTTGATTGATTCAATATGTCGTTTGGGTGTGAGCTATCATTTTGAACATGAGATTGACGAAGTTTTGCAACATATTCATAAGACTTGTGTTGAAAATGAAGAAATAATTCTTGAAGACAATCTCCACTCTATTGCTGTGCTATTTAGGGTCTTGAGGCAACAAGGATTTCGTGTTTCCTCAA ATGTGTTCACCAAGTTCAAGGACGAGCAAGGAAATTTTAGGGAAAATCTTGTCACTGATGTTGAAGGGATGTTAAGTTTGTATGAAGCATCACATATGATGAttcatggagaagacatcttagAAGGAGCAATGACTTTCACTTCCACCAACTTAGAATTCATTGCTACCCAATTAAACCCTTCTCTTGCTGCACAAGTCAAATATACTTTAAAGCAGGCTCTTCACAAGAACTTGCCCAGGCTAGAGGCACGACGCTACATTAATATCTATGAACAAAATCCATTGCATAGTGAAATTTTACTCACTTTGGCAAAACTCGATTTTAATATGCTTCAAACCTTACATCAAAAAGAATTTGGTAATATTTGCAT GTGGTGGATTGGAATGGATGTTCCTAGAAAATTCTCTTTTGCACGAGATAGGATTGTGGAATGCTGCTTTTGGATTTTAACAGTATATTATGAACCCCAATTTTCTCAAGCAAGGAAAATAATGACGAAATTAATTGCCATGTTATCGATAATCGATGATACTTTTGATGCATACGGAACCATTGATGAACTAGAACTTTTTGCCAAGACAATTGAGAG GTTTTTCAGGTGGGATGTGAAGAACTTGGATGATCTTCCAGAATAtatgaaattaatttataaaatggtCTTGAAGAATTTGGAAGAAATAGAACAAGATATGACTAAAGAAGGGAGACTCTTTACCCttaaatactacataaaagaa TTCCAAATGACAGTCGATGCATTTATGACTGAAGCAAGATGGTTCAACAATAATTATGTACCAACAATAGAAGAGTATTTGAACATTTCAAAAATATCAAGCGCTCAATCATTATTGATAACATGTTCTTACATTGGCATGGGAGACATAGCTACAGAAAACATTTTCAAATGGGTATCAGATAAACCAAAAATGGTGAATGCGGTTGCTACTCTTTGTAGGCTAATGGATGAAATTGTATCTAGTGAG TTTGAACATAAAAGAGGACACGTTTGTTCATTGTTGGATTGCATTATGAAGCAAAATGAGATGTCTAGGGAAGCTGCTATTGAAGAATGTAGAGAGAGAATTGTAAATACTTGGAAAGATATAAATGAGGAATGTCTTAAGCCAACTGAAGTTCCAATGCCTTTTTTGACTCGTGCTATCAACCTTTCACGTTTTATGGATGTTTTTTACAAAGATAAAGATAACTACACACATTCAGAAGGATCGATGAAGTCATACATCAAACTTGTGCTTGTGGATCCAATTCCAATTTGA
- the LOC131617327 gene encoding probable terpene synthase 2 isoform X2 gives MSSVTSSTHLDAKSDLQRNLADFHPNVWGEYFLQYASESIEFDQNIGAQIETLKDEVRKMLLSKIENQLLKVNLIDSICRLGVSYHFEHEIDEVLQHIHKTCVENEEIILEDNLHSIAVLFRVLRQQGFRVSSNVFTKFKDEQGNFRENLVTDVEGMLSLYEASHMMIHGEDILEGAMTFTSTNLEFIATQLNPSLAAQVKYTLKQALHKNLPRLEARRYINIYEQNPLHSEILLTLAKLDFNMLQTLHQKEFGNICMWWIGMDVPRKFSFARDRIVECCFWILTVYYEPQFSQARKIMTKLIAMLSIIDDTFDAYGTIDELELFAKTIERWDVKNLDDLPEYMKLIYKMVLKNLEEIEQDMTKEGRLFTLKYYIKEFQMTVDAFMTEARWFNNNYVPTIEEYLNISKISSAQSLLITCSYIGMGDIATENIFKWVSDKPKMVNAVATLCRLMDEIVSSEFEHKRGHVCSLLDCIMKQNEMSREAAIEECRERIVNTWKDINEECLKPTEVPMPFLTRAINLSRFMDVFYKDKDNYTHSEGSMKSYIKLVLVDPIPI, from the exons ATGTCTTCTGTTACTTCCTCTACCCATCTTGATGCTAAGTCTGACTTGCAAAGAAATCTTGCTGATTTTCACCCTAACGTTTGGGGAGAATATTTCCTTCAATATGCTTCTGAATCTATT GAATTTGATCAGAATATTGGAGCACAGATTGAAACATTGAAAGATGAAGTGAGGAAGATGCTTCTCTCAAAAATCGAAAATCAATTGCTAAAAGTTAATTTGATTGATTCAATATGTCGTTTGGGTGTGAGCTATCATTTTGAACATGAGATTGACGAAGTTTTGCAACATATTCATAAGACTTGTGTTGAAAATGAAGAAATAATTCTTGAAGACAATCTCCACTCTATTGCTGTGCTATTTAGGGTCTTGAGGCAACAAGGATTTCGTGTTTCCTCAA ATGTGTTCACCAAGTTCAAGGACGAGCAAGGAAATTTTAGGGAAAATCTTGTCACTGATGTTGAAGGGATGTTAAGTTTGTATGAAGCATCACATATGATGAttcatggagaagacatcttagAAGGAGCAATGACTTTCACTTCCACCAACTTAGAATTCATTGCTACCCAATTAAACCCTTCTCTTGCTGCACAAGTCAAATATACTTTAAAGCAGGCTCTTCACAAGAACTTGCCCAGGCTAGAGGCACGACGCTACATTAATATCTATGAACAAAATCCATTGCATAGTGAAATTTTACTCACTTTGGCAAAACTCGATTTTAATATGCTTCAAACCTTACATCAAAAAGAATTTGGTAATATTTGCAT GTGGTGGATTGGAATGGATGTTCCTAGAAAATTCTCTTTTGCACGAGATAGGATTGTGGAATGCTGCTTTTGGATTTTAACAGTATATTATGAACCCCAATTTTCTCAAGCAAGGAAAATAATGACGAAATTAATTGCCATGTTATCGATAATCGATGATACTTTTGATGCATACGGAACCATTGATGAACTAGAACTTTTTGCCAAGACAATTGAGAG GTGGGATGTGAAGAACTTGGATGATCTTCCAGAATAtatgaaattaatttataaaatggtCTTGAAGAATTTGGAAGAAATAGAACAAGATATGACTAAAGAAGGGAGACTCTTTACCCttaaatactacataaaagaa TTCCAAATGACAGTCGATGCATTTATGACTGAAGCAAGATGGTTCAACAATAATTATGTACCAACAATAGAAGAGTATTTGAACATTTCAAAAATATCAAGCGCTCAATCATTATTGATAACATGTTCTTACATTGGCATGGGAGACATAGCTACAGAAAACATTTTCAAATGGGTATCAGATAAACCAAAAATGGTGAATGCGGTTGCTACTCTTTGTAGGCTAATGGATGAAATTGTATCTAGTGAG TTTGAACATAAAAGAGGACACGTTTGTTCATTGTTGGATTGCATTATGAAGCAAAATGAGATGTCTAGGGAAGCTGCTATTGAAGAATGTAGAGAGAGAATTGTAAATACTTGGAAAGATATAAATGAGGAATGTCTTAAGCCAACTGAAGTTCCAATGCCTTTTTTGACTCGTGCTATCAACCTTTCACGTTTTATGGATGTTTTTTACAAAGATAAAGATAACTACACACATTCAGAAGGATCGATGAAGTCATACATCAAACTTGTGCTTGTGGATCCAATTCCAATTTGA